The following coding sequences lie in one Mus musculus strain C57BL/6J chromosome 11, GRCm38.p6 C57BL/6J genomic window:
- the Olfr59 gene encoding olfactory receptor 59: MARGNQTSTFEFLLWGLSEKPQQQHILFLVFLWMYLVTVAGNLLIVLAISTDVRLHTPMYFFLATLSCVDILFTSTTVPKALVNIHTQSRTISYAGCLVQLYFFLTFGDMDIFLLATMAYDRFVAICHPLHYRMIMSFQRCSLLVTACWTLTTVVAMTHTFLIFRLSFCSQKVIPDFFCDLGPLMKIACSETRINELVLLFLGGAVILIPFLLILMSYIRIVSAILRVPSAQGRRKAFSTCGSHLSVVALFFGTVIRAYLCPSSSSSNSVVEDTAAAVMYTVVTPLLNPFIYSLRNKDMKGALVRILKGKVSFSWAQGLLQRK; the protein is encoded by the coding sequence ATGGCAAGAGGAAACCAGACCAGCACCTTTGAGttcctcctctggggactgtcaGAGAAGCCACAGCAGCAACACATCCTCttcctggtcttcctgtggatgtACCTGGTCACAGTAGCTGGGAATCTGCTCATTGTCCTGGCCATTAGCACTGATGTACGactccacacacccatgtacttcttccttgcCACCCTTTCCTGTGTTGACATCCTCTTCACCTCCACCACAGTGCCCAAGGCCCTAGTGAACATCCACACCCAAAGCAGGACAATCTCCTATGCAGGATGCCTGGTCCAGCTCTATTTTTTCCTGACTTTTGGAGACATGGACATCTTTCTCCTGGCCacaatggcctatgaccgcttTGTAGCTATTTGTCACCCTCTCCACTATAGGATGATCATGAGCTTCCAGCGCTGCTCACTCTTAGTGACAGCCTGTTGGACCCTTACAACCGTTGTGGCCATGACACACACCTTCCTCATATTCCGGCTCTCCTTCTGCTCTCAGAAGGTCATTCCAGACTTCTTCTGTGATCTGGGACCCCTAATGAAGATCGCTTGCTCTGAAACCCGGATCAATGAGCTTGTGCTTCTCTTCCTGGGGGGTGCAGTCATCTTAATCCCCTTTTTGCTCATCCTTATGTCTTATATCCGCATTGTTTCAGCCATCCTCAGGGTCCCTTCTGCCCAAGGAAGGCGTAAGGCCTTTTCTACCTGTGGGTCCCACCTTTCTGTGGTGGCCCTATTCTTTGGGACTGTGATAAGGGCTTATCTATgtccttcatcctcttcctctaactcagtggtagaggacaCAGCAGCAGCTGTCATGTATACAGTGGTGACTCCCCTGCTGAACCCCTTCATTTACAGCCTGCGAAACAAAGACATGAAGGGAGCACTGGTCAGAATTCTCAAGGGCAAAGTCTCCTTCTCCTGGGCTCAGGGACTTCTGCAGAGAAAGTGA